Proteins encoded together in one Pseudomonas arsenicoxydans window:
- a CDS encoding GntR family transcriptional regulator: protein MDQLDPPVIAQDDSETLSENVFRRIQAAIVKGEIAPGSKISEPELARTYGISRGPLREAIHRLEGQRLLVRVPHVGARVVSLSHAELLELYEIRESLEGMACRLAAERMTLEEIDELRRVLETHERDEAFQAGRGYYQQEGDFDFHYRIIQGSGNRTLTQMLCGELYQLVRMYRIQFSTTPNRPHQAFAEHHRILDAIADRDGELAELLMRRHIGASKRNIARHYQDGAHQTATERGES, encoded by the coding sequence CTGGATCAACTCGATCCCCCGGTCATTGCCCAAGACGATTCGGAGACGCTTTCCGAAAACGTCTTCCGCCGCATCCAGGCGGCCATCGTCAAAGGCGAGATCGCCCCGGGCAGCAAGATCTCCGAGCCGGAACTGGCGCGCACTTACGGCATCAGCCGTGGGCCGCTACGCGAGGCGATCCACCGTCTCGAAGGCCAGCGCCTTCTGGTGCGGGTGCCGCATGTCGGGGCGCGGGTGGTTTCGCTGAGCCATGCCGAGCTGCTGGAACTCTACGAAATTCGCGAATCCCTCGAAGGCATGGCTTGCCGACTGGCGGCCGAGCGCATGACCCTCGAAGAAATCGACGAGCTGCGTCGGGTCCTCGAAACCCACGAGCGCGATGAGGCGTTTCAGGCGGGTCGTGGCTACTACCAGCAGGAGGGCGACTTCGACTTCCATTACCGGATCATCCAGGGCAGCGGCAACCGCACCCTGACGCAAATGCTCTGCGGCGAGCTCTATCAACTGGTGCGCATGTACCGCATCCAGTTTTCCACCACGCCCAATCGCCCGCATCAGGCCTTTGCCGAACACCATCGAATTCTCGACGCCATCGCCGACCGTGACGGTGAGTTGGCCGAGTTGTTGATGCGCCGTCACATCGGCGCCTCCAAACGCAATATCGCCCGTCATTACCAGGACGGCGCGCACCAGACAGCCACAGAACGAGGTGAGTCATGA
- the prpB gene encoding methylisocitrate lyase, whose product MSSNKSTPGQRFRDAVASEHPLQVVGAINANHALLAKRAGFKAIYLSGGGVAAGSLGVPDLGITGLDDVLTDVRRITDVCDLPLLVDVDTGFGSSAFNVARTVKSMIKFGAAAIHIEDQVGAKRCGHRPNKEIVSLQEMVDRIKAAVDARTDDSFVIMARTDALAVEGLESALDRAAACIEAGADMIFPEAITELDMYKLFASRVKAPILANITEFGATPLYTTEQLAAADVSLVLYPLSAFRAMNKAAENVYTAIRRDGTQQNVIDTMQTRMELYDRIDYHTFEQKLDALFAAKK is encoded by the coding sequence ATGAGTTCCAACAAGAGCACTCCAGGCCAGCGTTTCCGCGATGCGGTCGCCAGCGAACATCCGCTGCAAGTGGTCGGCGCGATCAACGCCAACCACGCACTGCTGGCCAAGCGCGCCGGTTTCAAGGCGATTTACCTGTCGGGTGGCGGGGTGGCTGCCGGCTCCCTCGGCGTGCCGGACCTGGGCATCACCGGCCTGGATGACGTGCTGACCGACGTGCGTCGCATCACCGACGTTTGCGACCTGCCGCTGCTGGTGGATGTGGACACCGGTTTCGGTTCCTCGGCGTTCAACGTCGCGCGCACCGTCAAGTCGATGATCAAGTTCGGCGCGGCGGCGATTCACATCGAAGACCAGGTCGGCGCCAAGCGCTGCGGTCACCGCCCTAATAAAGAAATCGTGTCCCTGCAGGAAATGGTCGACCGCATCAAGGCTGCCGTCGATGCGCGTACCGATGACAGCTTCGTGATCATGGCCCGTACCGACGCCCTGGCGGTGGAAGGCCTGGAGTCCGCCCTGGATCGCGCCGCCGCGTGCATCGAGGCCGGTGCCGACATGATCTTCCCGGAAGCCATCACCGAGCTGGACATGTACAAGCTGTTCGCCAGCCGCGTGAAAGCGCCGATCCTGGCCAACATCACCGAATTCGGCGCGACCCCGCTGTACACCACCGAGCAACTCGCCGCTGCCGACGTGTCGCTGGTGCTGTACCCGCTGTCGGCCTTCCGCGCGATGAACAAAGCCGCGGAAAATGTCTACACCGCGATCCGCCGCGACGGCACGCAACAGAACGTCATCGACACCATGCAGACTCGCATGGAGCTTTACGATCGCATCGACTATCACACCTTCGAGCAGAAGCTCGATGCGTTGTTTGCGGCGAAGAAGTAA
- the prpC gene encoding bifunctional 2-methylcitrate synthase/citrate synthase, giving the protein MAEAKVLSGAGLRGQVAGQTALSTVGQSGAGLTYRGYDVRELAADAQFEEVAYLLLYGELPTKAQLAAYINKLGKLRDLPQALKEVLERIPADAHPMDVMRTGCSFLGNIEPEKDFSEQHDVTDRLLAAFPAIMCYWYRFSHDGKRISCVSDEQSIGGHFLHLLHDKKPSELHVKVMNVSLILYAEHEFNASTFTARVCASTLSDMFSCITAAIGSLRGPLHGGANEAAMEMIERFKSPEEAIKGTLGMLERKDKIMGFGHAIYKDNDPRNEVIKGWSKKLAEEVGDTVLFPVSEAIDKTMWEQKKLFPNADFYHASTYHFMGIPTKLFTPIFVCSRLTGWAAHVFEQRANNRIIRPSAEYVGVEQRKFVPIEQR; this is encoded by the coding sequence ATGGCCGAAGCAAAAGTACTCAGTGGCGCCGGGCTCCGTGGCCAGGTTGCCGGGCAAACCGCCCTGTCCACCGTGGGCCAGTCGGGCGCAGGCCTGACCTATCGCGGTTACGACGTTCGCGAACTGGCGGCTGACGCGCAATTCGAAGAAGTGGCCTACCTGCTTCTGTACGGCGAACTGCCGACCAAAGCGCAACTCGCCGCCTATATCAACAAGCTGGGCAAACTGCGCGATCTGCCGCAAGCGCTCAAGGAAGTGCTGGAACGCATCCCTGCCGACGCGCACCCGATGGACGTGATGCGCACCGGTTGCTCGTTCCTGGGCAACATCGAGCCGGAGAAAGATTTCTCCGAGCAGCACGACGTGACCGACCGCCTGCTGGCCGCATTCCCGGCGATCATGTGCTACTGGTATCGCTTCAGCCACGACGGCAAGCGCATCAGCTGCGTGAGCGACGAACAGTCCATCGGCGGTCACTTCCTGCACTTGCTGCACGACAAGAAACCGAGCGAGTTGCACGTCAAGGTCATGAACGTTTCGCTGATCCTCTACGCGGAACACGAGTTCAACGCCTCGACCTTCACCGCGCGGGTATGTGCCTCGACCCTGTCGGACATGTTCTCCTGCATCACGGCGGCCATTGGTTCGCTGCGGGGCCCGCTGCACGGCGGCGCCAACGAAGCGGCGATGGAAATGATCGAGCGCTTCAAGTCGCCGGAAGAGGCGATCAAAGGCACGCTCGGCATGCTCGAGCGCAAAGACAAGATCATGGGTTTCGGCCACGCGATCTATAAGGACAACGATCCGCGCAACGAGGTGATCAAGGGCTGGTCGAAAAAACTCGCTGAAGAAGTGGGCGACACCGTGTTGTTTCCTGTGTCGGAAGCCATCGACAAGACCATGTGGGAGCAGAAGAAACTGTTCCCGAACGCTGACTTCTACCATGCGTCGACGTACCACTTCATGGGCATCCCGACCAAGTTGTTCACGCCGATTTTCGTCTGCTCGCGCCTGACCGGCTGGGCAGCGCATGTGTTCGAACAGCGTGCCAACAACCGCATCATCCGCCCGAGCGCCGAGTACGTCGGCGTCGAACAGCGCAAGTTCGTGCCAATCGAACAGCGCTGA
- the acnD gene encoding Fe/S-dependent 2-methylisocitrate dehydratase AcnD, with the protein MNTEFRKPLPGSHLDYFDVRAAVEAIQPGAYETLPYTSRVLAENLVRRCDPATLTESLKQFIERKRDLDFPWFPARVVCHDILGQTALVDLAGLRDAIALQGGDPAQVNPVVPTQLIVDHSLAVERGGFDPEAFEKNRAIEDRRNEDRFHFINWTKKAFKNVDVIPPGNGIMHQINLEKMSPVIQVRDGVAFPDTCVGTDSHTPHVDALGVIAIGVGGLEAESVMLGRASWMRLPESVGVELTGKLQPGITATDMVLALTEFLRQQKVVGAWLEFFGEGASALTLGDRATISNMAPEYGATAAMFYIDQQTIDYLKLTGREDEQVQLVENYAKTTGLWADSLKGAQYERGLTFNLSSVVRNMAGPSNPHARVAVSDLAAKGISGQWDDVPGQMPDGAVIIAAITSCTNTSNPRNVIAAGLLARNANKLGLTRKPWVKSSLAPGSKTVALYLDEAGLTTELEQLGFGVVAFACTTCNGMSGALDPVIQQEIIDRDLYATAVLSGNRNFDGRIHPYAKNAFLASPPLVVAYAIAGTIRFDIEKDVLGLDADGKEIRLKDIWPSDEEIDAVVKASVKPEQFRQVYIPMFAIHEDTGPKVTPLYEWREMSTYIRRPPYWEGALAGARPLKGMRPLAVLPDNITTDHLSPSNAIMLDSAAGEYLAKMGLPEEDFNSYATHRGDHLTAQRATFANPKLFNEMVKENGKVKQGSLARVEPEGQVMRMWEAIETYMERKQPLIIIAGADYGQGSSRDWAAKGVRLAGVEAIAAEGFERIHRTNLVGMGVLPLEFKPGTDRHTLAIDGSETYDVIGERTPRADLTLVIHRKNGERVDVPVTCRLDTAEEVSIYEAGGVLQRFAQDFLEESAVAV; encoded by the coding sequence ATGAACACTGAATTCCGTAAACCGCTGCCCGGCAGCCATCTGGATTACTTCGACGTCCGTGCGGCTGTCGAAGCCATCCAGCCCGGCGCCTACGAAACTCTGCCGTACACCTCCCGCGTGCTGGCGGAAAACCTGGTGCGTCGCTGCGATCCGGCCACGCTCACCGAATCCCTGAAGCAATTCATCGAGCGCAAACGCGACCTCGACTTCCCGTGGTTCCCGGCGCGTGTTGTCTGCCACGACATCCTCGGCCAGACCGCGCTGGTCGACCTCGCCGGCCTGCGTGACGCGATTGCCCTGCAAGGTGGCGATCCGGCGCAAGTGAACCCGGTAGTGCCGACGCAACTGATCGTCGACCACTCCCTGGCCGTCGAGCGCGGTGGCTTTGATCCGGAGGCGTTCGAGAAGAACCGCGCCATCGAAGACCGTCGCAACGAAGACCGTTTCCACTTCATCAACTGGACCAAGAAGGCGTTCAAGAACGTTGACGTGATTCCGCCAGGCAACGGGATCATGCACCAGATCAACCTGGAGAAAATGTCTCCGGTGATCCAGGTGCGTGACGGCGTGGCATTCCCCGACACCTGCGTCGGCACTGACAGCCACACCCCGCACGTCGATGCGCTGGGGGTGATTGCCATCGGCGTCGGTGGTCTGGAAGCGGAAAGCGTGATGCTCGGCCGCGCTTCGTGGATGCGTCTGCCGGAAAGCGTCGGCGTCGAACTGACCGGCAAGCTGCAACCTGGCATCACAGCCACCGACATGGTGCTGGCACTGACCGAATTCCTGCGTCAGCAAAAAGTCGTCGGTGCATGGCTGGAGTTCTTCGGCGAAGGCGCTTCCGCGTTGACCCTCGGCGACCGCGCGACCATTTCCAACATGGCCCCGGAATACGGCGCCACTGCAGCGATGTTCTACATCGACCAGCAGACCATCGACTATCTCAAACTCACCGGTCGTGAAGATGAGCAGGTGCAGTTGGTCGAGAATTACGCCAAGACCACCGGCCTGTGGGCCGACAGCCTGAAAGGCGCGCAATACGAGCGCGGCTTGACCTTCAATCTGTCCTCGGTGGTGCGCAACATGGCCGGCCCGAGCAATCCGCACGCCCGCGTTGCGGTATCGGATCTGGCCGCCAAAGGCATTTCCGGCCAGTGGGATGACGTGCCGGGCCAAATGCCGGACGGCGCGGTGATCATCGCCGCCATCACCAGTTGCACTAACACCAGCAACCCGCGCAACGTGATCGCCGCCGGCCTGCTGGCGCGCAATGCCAACAAGCTCGGGCTGACCCGCAAGCCGTGGGTCAAATCGTCCCTGGCACCGGGCTCGAAAACCGTGGCGCTGTACCTGGACGAAGCCGGCCTGACCACTGAGCTCGAGCAACTGGGCTTCGGCGTCGTGGCTTTCGCCTGCACCACTTGCAACGGCATGTCCGGTGCGCTGGATCCGGTGATCCAGCAAGAAATCATCGACCGCGACCTGTACGCCACGGCTGTGCTGTCCGGTAACCGCAACTTCGACGGACGGATTCACCCGTACGCCAAGAATGCATTCCTGGCATCGCCGCCGTTGGTGGTCGCTTACGCCATCGCCGGGACCATCCGTTTCGACATCGAAAAAGACGTGCTGGGCCTGGACGCCGACGGCAAGGAAATCCGTCTGAAAGACATCTGGCCGAGCGACGAAGAAATCGACGCGGTGGTAAAAGCCTCGGTCAAGCCGGAGCAGTTCCGCCAGGTCTACATCCCGATGTTCGCCATCCACGAAGACACCGGCCCGAAAGTCACGCCGCTGTACGAGTGGCGCGAGATGAGCACCTACATCCGCCGTCCGCCGTATTGGGAAGGCGCGCTGGCCGGGGCGCGTCCGCTCAAGGGCATGCGCCCGCTGGCGGTGCTGCCGGACAACATCACCACCGATCACCTGTCTCCGTCGAACGCGATCATGCTCGACAGCGCCGCCGGCGAATACCTGGCGAAAATGGGCCTGCCGGAAGAGGACTTCAACTCTTACGCGACCCACCGCGGTGACCATTTGACCGCGCAGCGCGCAACCTTCGCCAACCCGAAACTGTTCAACGAAATGGTCAAGGAAAACGGCAAGGTCAAGCAGGGTTCGCTGGCCCGCGTCGAGCCGGAAGGCCAAGTGATGCGCATGTGGGAAGCCATCGAAACCTACATGGAACGCAAGCAGCCGCTGATCATTATCGCTGGCGCCGACTACGGTCAGGGTTCGTCCCGCGACTGGGCGGCCAAGGGCGTACGCCTGGCTGGTGTGGAAGCGATTGCCGCGGAAGGTTTCGAGCGCATTCACCGCACCAACCTGGTGGGCATGGGCGTGTTGCCGCTGGAGTTCAAACCGGGCACCGACCGTCACACCCTGGCCATCGACGGCAGCGAAACCTACGACGTGATCGGCGAACGCACACCGCGCGCCGACCTGACGCTGGTGATCCATCGCAAGAACGGCGAGCGCGTTGATGTGCCGGTGACTTGCCGCCTCGATACCGCCGAAGAAGTGTCGATCTATGAGGCCGGCGGCGTGTTGCAACGCTTTGCTCAGGACTTCCTCGAAGAATCGGCGGTCGCCGTCTAA
- the prpF gene encoding 2-methylaconitate cis-trans isomerase PrpF, with translation MAHAPQIKIPATYMRGGTSKGVFFSLKDLPEAAQIPGPARDALLLRVIGSPDPYDKQIDGMGGATSSTSKTVILSKSIKADHDVDYLFGQVSIDKPFVDWSGNCGNLSAAVGSFAISNGLVDASRIPHNGIAVVRVWQANIGKTIIAHVPITNGEVQETGDFELDGVTFPAAEVQVEFMDPAAEEEGGGGSMFPTGNLVDDLEVPGVGTFKATMINAGIPTIFVNAEDIGYKGTELQGAINSDPKALAMFETIRAYGALRMGLIKDLDEAAKRQHTPKVAFVAKPADYVASSGKAIAAGDVDLLVRALSMGKLHHAMMGTAAVAIGTAAAISGTLVNLAAGGIERNAVRFGHPSGTLRVGAEASQVNGEWTVNKAIMSRSARVLMEGYVRIPGDSF, from the coding sequence ATGGCTCACGCACCTCAGATCAAAATCCCCGCCACCTACATGCGTGGCGGCACCAGTAAAGGCGTGTTTTTCAGCCTCAAAGACCTGCCCGAAGCCGCACAGATTCCCGGCCCGGCCCGCGATGCGCTGTTACTGCGCGTGATCGGCAGCCCTGACCCCTACGACAAGCAAATCGACGGCATGGGCGGCGCGACGTCCAGCACCAGCAAAACCGTGATCCTGTCGAAAAGCATCAAGGCTGATCACGACGTTGATTACCTGTTCGGTCAGGTCTCCATCGATAAACCTTTCGTCGACTGGAGCGGCAACTGCGGCAACCTTTCGGCGGCAGTCGGTTCGTTCGCCATCAGCAATGGTCTGGTGGACGCTAGCCGCATTCCGCACAACGGCATTGCCGTGGTGCGCGTGTGGCAGGCCAACATCGGCAAGACCATCATCGCCCACGTACCGATCACCAACGGTGAAGTGCAGGAAACCGGCGATTTCGAACTCGACGGCGTGACCTTTCCGGCCGCCGAAGTGCAAGTCGAATTCATGGACCCGGCGGCGGAAGAAGAGGGCGGCGGTGGTTCGATGTTCCCCACCGGCAACCTGGTGGACGACCTGGAAGTGCCCGGCGTCGGGACCTTCAAGGCGACCATGATCAACGCTGGTATTCCGACGATTTTCGTCAATGCCGAGGACATCGGCTACAAGGGCACCGAGTTGCAGGGCGCGATCAACAGCGATCCGAAAGCCCTGGCGATGTTCGAGACCATTCGCGCTTATGGCGCTTTGCGCATGGGTCTGATCAAGGACCTGGACGAAGCGGCCAAGCGTCAGCACACACCCAAGGTCGCCTTTGTGGCCAAGCCAGCGGATTACGTGGCGTCGAGCGGCAAAGCAATTGCGGCGGGTGATGTCGACCTGCTGGTGCGTGCGCTGTCGATGGGCAAATTGCACCACGCGATGATGGGCACCGCTGCCGTGGCCATCGGCACGGCGGCAGCGATTTCCGGCACCCTGGTCAACCTCGCGGCGGGCGGCATCGAACGCAACGCGGTGCGCTTCGGGCATCCGTCCGGCACATTGCGCGTCGGCGCCGAGGCCAGCCAGGTGAACGGCGAATGGACCGTGAACAAAGCCATCATGAGCCGCAGTGCGCGGGTGTTGATGGAAGGTTATGTTCGTATCCCTGGAGATTCCTTCTAA
- the prpD gene encoding 2-methylcitrate dehydratase translates to MSANVDLNNRPDYDTVLQDIADYVLSYNIESSEALNTARNCLMDTLGCGLLALRFPECTKHLGPIVEGTVVPFGARVPGTSYRLDPVKAAWDIGCIVRWLDYNDTWLAAEWGHPSDNLGGILAVADHLSQKRLANGDAPLTMRAVLEAMIMAHEIQGVIALENSFNRVGLDHVLLVKVASTAVTAKLMGANREQLLSALSHAFADGQALRTYRHAPNAGSRKSWAAGDASSRGVRLADIAMRGEMGIPGVLTARQWGFYDVLFSHTNNDLGLKPEDKRAFSFSRQYGSYVMENVLFKISFPAEFHAQTACEAAVTLHPQVRNRLHEIDKIVITTHESAIRIISKVGPLANAADRDHCLQYMTAVPLAFGNLVAEQYEDDFHAAHPIIDVLREKMVIVEEPRFTREYLEADKRSIANAIQVFFKDGSSTENVVVEYPIGHRRRRTDGIPLLEDKFKANLATRFTGQRSAEIFALCKDQAALEAAPVNRFVDLFVI, encoded by the coding sequence ATGAGCGCCAACGTCGACCTGAACAACCGCCCCGACTACGACACGGTCCTGCAGGACATCGCGGACTACGTCCTCAGCTACAACATCGAATCCAGCGAAGCCCTGAATACTGCCCGCAACTGCCTGATGGACACCCTCGGCTGTGGCCTGCTGGCCCTGCGCTTCCCCGAATGCACCAAACACCTTGGCCCGATTGTCGAAGGCACCGTCGTTCCGTTCGGCGCCCGGGTTCCTGGCACCAGTTACCGTCTCGATCCCGTCAAGGCCGCGTGGGACATCGGCTGCATCGTCCGCTGGCTCGATTACAACGACACCTGGCTCGCCGCCGAGTGGGGCCATCCATCGGATAACCTCGGTGGCATTCTCGCCGTGGCGGATCACCTGTCGCAAAAACGCCTGGCCAATGGCGATGCGCCGCTGACGATGCGCGCAGTGCTCGAAGCGATGATCATGGCCCACGAGATTCAAGGCGTGATTGCCCTGGAAAACTCCTTCAATCGTGTAGGCCTTGATCACGTGTTGCTGGTGAAAGTCGCCTCGACGGCGGTCACCGCCAAACTCATGGGCGCCAATCGTGAGCAATTGCTGTCGGCGCTGTCCCACGCCTTTGCCGATGGTCAGGCGCTGCGCACTTATCGCCATGCGCCGAATGCCGGGTCGCGCAAATCCTGGGCGGCAGGCGATGCGTCCAGCCGTGGTGTGCGTCTGGCGGACATCGCCATGCGCGGCGAAATGGGCATTCCCGGCGTGCTGACCGCCAGGCAGTGGGGCTTCTACGACGTGCTGTTCAGCCACACCAACAACGACCTGGGGCTCAAGCCTGAAGACAAACGCGCGTTCAGCTTCTCCCGCCAGTACGGCAGTTACGTGATGGAAAACGTGCTGTTCAAGATCAGTTTTCCGGCTGAATTCCATGCGCAAACCGCGTGCGAAGCGGCAGTGACCTTGCATCCACAGGTTAGAAATCGTCTGCATGAAATCGACAAAATCGTCATCACCACCCACGAGTCGGCGATTCGCATCATCTCCAAGGTCGGTCCATTGGCGAATGCCGCGGACCGCGACCACTGCCTGCAATACATGACCGCCGTGCCGTTGGCTTTCGGCAATCTGGTGGCCGAACAGTACGAAGATGATTTCCATGCCGCGCACCCGATCATCGACGTGCTGCGCGAGAAAATGGTCATCGTCGAAGAGCCGCGCTTCACCCGCGAATACCTGGAAGCCGACAAGCGCTCCATCGCCAACGCGATTCAGGTGTTCTTCAAGGACGGTTCAAGCACCGAGAACGTGGTGGTCGAATACCCGATCGGTCATCGCCGTCGTCGCACCGACGGGATTCCGCTGTTGGAGGACAAGTTCAAGGCGAACCTGGCGACGCGGTTCACCGGTCAGCGCAGTGCCGAGATTTTTGCGTTGTGCAAGGATCAGGCTGCGCTTGAGGCCGCCCCGGTGAATCGGTTTGTGGACTTGTTCGTCATTTGA
- a CDS encoding DMT family transporter, which translates to MAGLVTSALFLIVCLSWGTTWLGIKIAVESVPPLTAAGLRFLIAFPLFLSFALMRREPLLFPRQSRWFFVFVTLSYFSLPYYLLNYGEMHVSSGLTALLFSCMPVFILIFSAVLLREKIYPSQVLGITIGFGSLFMIIRSQGLHLDHAEFFGVLAILAAALMHALCYVITKKQGSAISVITYNTLPIGLAGLMLFVAGLSFEAPVFDDITARSWSALLYLGLVASVGGFIVYFLLLKRLSPIILSFVFIIFPVFAVVIGAWYEGQALSRELMMYSAILLTGFAITKLPIEKWLKA; encoded by the coding sequence CTGGCGGGACTGGTCACCAGCGCGCTGTTCCTGATCGTTTGCCTGAGTTGGGGCACGACGTGGCTGGGGATCAAGATCGCCGTGGAAAGTGTGCCGCCCCTGACCGCCGCCGGGTTGCGTTTCCTGATTGCCTTTCCGCTGTTCCTCAGCTTCGCCCTGATGCGTCGCGAGCCGCTGTTGTTTCCACGGCAAAGTCGCTGGTTTTTCGTGTTCGTCACGCTGTCGTATTTCAGCCTGCCGTATTACCTGCTCAACTACGGCGAGATGCATGTGTCATCCGGCCTGACGGCGCTGCTGTTCAGCTGTATGCCGGTGTTCATCCTGATATTTTCCGCGGTGCTCCTGCGGGAGAAAATCTACCCCTCACAAGTGCTCGGCATCACCATCGGCTTTGGCAGTTTGTTCATGATTATCCGCAGCCAGGGTCTGCACCTGGACCATGCGGAGTTCTTCGGGGTGTTGGCGATTCTGGCCGCAGCATTGATGCATGCGCTGTGTTACGTGATCACCAAGAAACAAGGCAGTGCGATCAGCGTGATTACTTACAACACATTGCCCATCGGCCTGGCCGGGTTGATGCTGTTTGTGGCGGGGTTGAGCTTTGAAGCTCCGGTGTTCGACGACATTACTGCGCGGTCGTGGAGCGCCCTGCTCTATCTGGGACTGGTGGCGTCGGTAGGCGGATTTATCGTCTACTTTTTGCTGCTCAAACGACTGAGCCCAATCATCTTGTCGTTTGTGTTCATCATTTTTCCGGTGTTCGCGGTGGTAATTGGTGCGTGGTACGAAGGCCAGGCCTTGTCCCGAGAACTGATGATGTACTCGGCGATTTTGCTGACGGGGTTTGCCATCACCAAATTGCCAATAGAAAAATGGCTTAAAGCCTGA
- a CDS encoding aminotransferase-like domain-containing protein: MTVKVSIATVSILREGLAHGRGVKYKRLAEALEKSIGEGLIEPGSKLPPHRLLADSLGVTVGTISRAYGELERVGLVVARVGDGTYVRQRGMERMRDVGFRNVSDEPQAYFDMSRNQPIPGQEAAFLSQGLQALASGPQTLQLLSGYTADGGLPRHREAGAQWLQHQAFTPSAEQVICVNGGQHGLLCVLMALLKPGDTLVTEHLTYPGLISVARMLGIKLIGVGMDDEGLLPQALSDICQHHRVSALYCTPTIQNPTAAVMSVMRREAIAEVCRQNNLLIIEDEAHAVLAQQRPLPLSHFAPERSVLIGSLSKAVSAGLRAGYLHAPQPLIGRLSAAVRGTCWMANPLSMELAAMWIENGSARQLLGQQITEISRRKQLVSGALKEVSYKTHLNSPHFWIEVPEPWRASQIAAELKEKNYLVATVEAFAVGHAAVPQFIRASVCNSAGDDGLLLQGFEALAGALIETV; encoded by the coding sequence ATGACTGTCAAAGTAAGTATTGCCACGGTGTCAATCCTGCGCGAGGGCTTGGCGCATGGGCGCGGCGTGAAGTACAAGCGTCTGGCCGAGGCTCTCGAAAAAAGCATCGGTGAAGGACTGATTGAACCCGGTAGCAAACTGCCGCCCCATCGCCTCCTGGCGGACAGCCTCGGCGTGACCGTCGGAACCATCAGCCGCGCGTATGGCGAGCTGGAGCGAGTCGGATTGGTGGTGGCTCGTGTTGGAGATGGCACTTATGTGCGTCAGCGCGGGATGGAGCGCATGCGGGACGTTGGCTTTCGCAATGTCAGCGATGAGCCACAGGCGTACTTCGACATGAGTCGGAACCAGCCGATTCCGGGGCAGGAGGCGGCGTTTCTCAGTCAGGGTCTGCAAGCCTTGGCCAGCGGTCCGCAGACCTTGCAGTTGCTCAGCGGCTATACCGCCGACGGCGGATTACCGCGCCATCGTGAGGCCGGGGCCCAGTGGCTGCAGCATCAGGCCTTTACGCCGAGCGCCGAGCAGGTGATTTGCGTGAATGGCGGCCAGCACGGGCTGCTCTGCGTGTTGATGGCGTTGCTCAAGCCCGGCGACACCCTGGTGACTGAGCATTTGACTTACCCGGGACTGATCAGCGTCGCACGCATGCTCGGGATAAAACTCATCGGTGTCGGGATGGATGACGAAGGACTGTTGCCCCAAGCGCTGTCGGACATTTGCCAGCATCACCGGGTATCAGCGCTGTATTGCACACCGACGATCCAGAATCCTACGGCGGCGGTGATGTCAGTCATGCGGCGTGAGGCGATTGCCGAGGTCTGTCGCCAGAACAATTTGCTGATTATTGAAGACGAAGCCCACGCCGTGCTGGCGCAACAACGGCCCTTGCCCTTGAGCCACTTTGCCCCGGAGCGCTCGGTGTTGATCGGCAGCCTGAGCAAAGCCGTTTCTGCTGGTTTGCGCGCCGGTTATCTCCACGCACCGCAACCGTTGATCGGACGCTTGAGCGCAGCGGTGCGCGGGACGTGCTGGATGGCCAACCCGCTGTCGATGGAATTGGCGGCCATGTGGATCGAAAACGGTAGCGCCCGGCAGTTACTGGGGCAGCAGATTACCGAAATCAGTCGCCGCAAGCAGTTGGTCAGTGGGGCGTTAAAAGAGGTCAGCTACAAGACCCATCTCAATAGCCCACACTTCTGGATCGAAGTGCCCGAGCCGTGGCGGGCATCGCAGATTGCGGCGGAGTTGAAGGAGAAAAATTATCTGGTGGCCACCGTCGAAGCGTTTGCGGTCGGGCATGCAGCGGTGCCGCAGTTTATTCGGGCGAGTGTGTGTAATTCGGCGGGGGATGACGGGTTGCTGCTGCAGGGGTTTGAAGCTTTGGCGGGGGCATTGATCGAGACTGTGTGA